In one window of Thermodesulfobacteriota bacterium DNA:
- a CDS encoding amino acid permease — translation MSNPEETEKTAHPRKFGTFKGVFTPSLLTILGVIMYLRFGWVVGNAGIAGAVVIVLLAHVISVTTGMSISSIATNRQVRTGGDYYMISRSLGLPMGGAIGLSLFFALTFSTSLYVIGFTESLHTVLTKTGFTKSVLDYCGMPDSLLDNRVTGSAACFILTGISFLSTSLALRIQYLVLMTIGLSLVSLFAGSPLHPTLAQPALWFPEGSETFEVVFAVFFPAVTGFTAGVAMSGDLKNPARAIPLGTMSAIMVGFIIYLAIPLFLGFKVGTDTLRNDPMIWLTVARVPWLIIAGVFAATLSSALGSVLGAPRYLQALARDGVVPRFLGRGSGPLNEPRLGTVITFLIAEAGILLGELNLIARIITMFFLTSYGFACLACGIQSWSGITSFRPTFRTPAWVSFFGAAICFGIMFKLDAPAMAGATAAMIAIFLFLQKRASRTKSIDNWRGFWTAVVHRGLLYLNRKVSDGQNWRPNVIVFGGDPIERRHLLDMAGWMFHNRGLITYFSLLPGDIVNESIRARLLESNVKDTVRRLSPDVMARVLVTPDIYDGILGAAQTYGFSGLIPNTILMGWGEETAQPDRFTAMIRGLLALDRNLMLLRHDDDRSFGPRRTIDIWWRGRDRNAELMLLMAHLLQASEAWKGARVRVNVVVDHHITAEKVAARLKEVIAAARLNAAPNIILRGGKSTAEVIRENSGQTDIVFLGLQQPPPDGSADYITRVGSFMTGLGSVLLVRASSRFDSSTLFPDET, via the coding sequence ATGAGCAATCCGGAGGAAACCGAAAAGACCGCTCATCCCCGAAAGTTTGGAACCTTCAAGGGCGTTTTCACCCCTTCCCTGCTCACCATTCTCGGCGTGATCATGTACCTGCGATTCGGGTGGGTGGTCGGGAACGCGGGCATCGCCGGCGCCGTGGTCATTGTCCTGCTGGCCCATGTCATTTCTGTTACAACGGGCATGAGCATCAGTTCCATTGCCACCAACCGCCAGGTCCGGACCGGGGGCGACTATTACATGATTTCCCGTAGCCTGGGGCTGCCCATGGGAGGCGCCATCGGTCTGTCCCTTTTTTTCGCCCTGACGTTCAGCACCAGCCTCTATGTCATCGGCTTCACCGAGTCACTCCACACCGTGCTGACGAAAACCGGGTTTACCAAATCCGTCCTCGACTACTGCGGCATGCCGGACAGCCTGCTGGACAATCGCGTCACCGGTTCAGCGGCCTGTTTTATCCTGACCGGAATCAGTTTTCTGAGCACTTCCCTGGCCCTGCGGATCCAGTATCTGGTCCTGATGACCATCGGACTGTCGCTGGTATCGCTGTTCGCGGGCAGTCCCCTCCACCCGACCCTGGCGCAGCCGGCGCTGTGGTTTCCGGAAGGCTCGGAAACCTTTGAAGTCGTGTTTGCCGTGTTCTTCCCGGCGGTCACGGGATTCACCGCCGGAGTGGCCATGTCCGGAGACCTGAAAAATCCCGCCCGCGCCATCCCGCTGGGGACCATGTCCGCGATCATGGTCGGATTCATTATCTATCTTGCCATTCCCCTGTTTCTGGGGTTCAAGGTCGGCACGGACACCCTGCGCAACGATCCCATGATCTGGTTGACGGTCGCCCGGGTACCCTGGCTGATCATCGCCGGCGTATTCGCCGCCACGCTTTCTTCGGCGCTGGGCAGCGTGCTGGGCGCGCCGAGATATCTCCAGGCCCTTGCCCGCGACGGCGTAGTGCCCCGTTTTCTGGGTAGAGGTTCGGGACCCCTGAACGAACCCCGTCTCGGGACCGTCATCACCTTCCTGATCGCCGAAGCGGGCATCCTCCTGGGCGAACTCAACCTGATCGCCCGCATCATTACCATGTTTTTCCTGACCAGCTACGGGTTTGCCTGCCTGGCCTGCGGCATCCAGTCCTGGTCCGGAATTACTTCCTTTCGCCCCACCTTCCGCACCCCCGCCTGGGTCAGCTTTTTCGGAGCCGCGATCTGCTTCGGGATCATGTTCAAACTCGATGCCCCGGCCATGGCCGGGGCCACTGCCGCCATGATCGCCATTTTTCTTTTCCTGCAGAAACGAGCCTCCAGAACCAAATCCATCGACAACTGGCGGGGCTTCTGGACGGCCGTGGTGCACCGAGGGCTTCTCTACCTAAACCGGAAAGTCTCTGACGGGCAGAACTGGCGCCCCAACGTCATCGTTTTCGGCGGCGACCCGATAGAGCGGCGGCATCTCCTGGATATGGCCGGCTGGATGTTCCACAACCGGGGACTGATCACTTATTTCAGCCTGCTGCCGGGCGATATCGTCAACGAATCCATACGGGCGCGTCTTCTGGAAAGCAACGTCAAGGACACGGTCCGGCGCCTATCTCCCGATGTGATGGCGCGCGTACTGGTTACGCCGGATATTTACGACGGCATTCTGGGAGCGGCCCAGACCTACGGGTTCTCGGGTCTTATTCCCAATACCATCCTGATGGGCTGGGGAGAGGAAACCGCTCAACCGGATCGGTTCACCGCCATGATCCGGGGCCTGCTGGCGCTGGACCGCAACCTGATGCTGCTGCGGCATGATGATGACCGGTCATTCGGACCCCGCCGGACCATAGACATCTGGTGGCGGGGCCGGGACCGGAACGCCGAACTGATGCTGCTGATGGCGCACCTCCTCCAGGCTTCCGAAGCATGGAAGGGAGCACGGGTAAGAGTTAACGTGGTCGTGGATCACCATATCACGGCGGAGAAGGTGGCAGCCCGTCTGAAAGAAGTCATCGCCGCGGCCCGTCTGAACGCGGCCCCGAATATCATTTTACGCGGCGGTAAAAGCACGGCGGAGGTCATCCGCGAAAATTCGGGCCAGACCGACATCGTTTTTCTGGGTCTTCAGCAGCCCCCGCCCGACGGCTCCGCTGATTACATTACCCGCGTCGGCTCATTCATGACCGGTCTGGGTTCGGTACTGCTGGTTAGGGCTTCCAGCCGTTTTGACTCCTCGACGCTGTTTCCCGACGAAACATAA
- a CDS encoding citrate/2-methylcitrate synthase, which yields MNKELARIQDIIMQSARQAREETSAEPEPELTSPPAWPVDCKVGPGLEGAIACESKVGYVNGSKGWLVYRGYDIFDLCAFSNFEEVSYLLLHGRLPDRNERDLYRKKLLAYGHLNKTLRLLMGFPIEEMHVMGALRLGTNLMRHEFTSLDRKEAAPDIDDAISCDEDSIAMETAASGSDRATYEFSMNKNTCREGSAKEYANGIRYGNEAIGLEACYHLIAGVSTITAAIARIHNSRLPLQPDPELSFAANLLYMISGRKPSPVEERIMDICLILHADHGMNASTFAAMVVASTLSDIYFSVGAGISALSGPLHGGANEAAIRMLHEIGKVENVAPWVHQKLTKKEKIPGFGHRVYKAYDPRARILGPLAEFLVKGNPGMEKTYQTATALEKTLLSKWAAEKKIFPNVDFYSGIVYSCLGIDFALFTPLFAASRVAGWTARVVEYIENNRIFRPRAIYTGEFNLKYPTEIYK from the coding sequence ATGAACAAGGAACTTGCTCGTATTCAGGACATCATCATGCAGTCGGCCCGGCAGGCCAGAGAAGAAACCAGCGCCGAGCCGGAACCGGAGTTAACCAGTCCACCCGCCTGGCCGGTCGACTGCAAGGTCGGGCCCGGTCTGGAAGGCGCCATCGCCTGCGAAAGCAAAGTGGGGTACGTAAACGGCAGCAAGGGATGGCTGGTCTACAGAGGTTACGATATCTTTGACTTGTGCGCCTTTTCAAACTTTGAAGAGGTCAGCTACCTGCTGCTGCACGGCCGCCTGCCGGATCGGAACGAACGCGACCTCTACCGGAAAAAGCTGCTGGCCTACGGCCATCTGAACAAGACCCTGCGGCTGCTCATGGGTTTTCCGATCGAGGAAATGCATGTCATGGGCGCCTTGCGACTGGGGACCAATCTGATGCGCCATGAGTTTACGAGTCTTGACAGAAAAGAAGCCGCGCCGGATATCGACGACGCCATTTCCTGCGATGAAGACTCCATCGCCATGGAGACGGCGGCATCCGGTTCCGACCGCGCCACCTATGAATTTTCCATGAACAAAAACACTTGTCGGGAAGGATCCGCAAAGGAATACGCCAACGGCATCCGCTACGGCAACGAAGCCATCGGCCTTGAGGCGTGTTATCACCTGATCGCCGGGGTATCCACCATCACGGCCGCCATCGCCAGAATCCATAACAGCCGGCTTCCCCTTCAGCCGGACCCGGAGCTGAGTTTCGCGGCCAACCTGCTGTATATGATCTCCGGCCGCAAACCGTCCCCGGTCGAAGAACGGATCATGGATATCTGCCTGATCCTTCACGCTGATCACGGCATGAACGCCAGCACCTTTGCCGCCATGGTGGTCGCCTCGACACTTTCGGATATCTATTTTTCAGTAGGCGCCGGCATCAGCGCCTTAAGCGGGCCGCTCCATGGCGGCGCCAACGAGGCGGCCATCCGGATGCTGCACGAAATCGGCAAGGTTGAAAACGTCGCGCCCTGGGTCCATCAAAAGCTGACGAAAAAGGAAAAAATACCCGGTTTCGGCCACCGGGTATACAAAGCCTATGACCCGCGGGCGAGAATACTGGGGCCCCTGGCTGAATTTTTGGTGAAAGGCAATCCAGGCATGGAAAAGACGTATCAAACCGCAACGGCTCTGGAAAAAACCCTGCTTTCAAAATGGGCTGCGGAGAAGAAGATCTTCCCCAACGTCGACTTCTATTCCGGCATCGTTTACAGCTGCCTGGGCATCGATTTTGCCCTGTTCACGCCGCTTTTCGCGGCCAGCCGGGTGGCGGGCTGGACCGCCCGGGTGGTCGAGTATATTGAAAACAACCGGATCTTCAGGCCCCGGGCGATTTACACCGGTGAATTCAACCTGAAATATCCCACGGAAATATACAAATGA
- a CDS encoding right-handed parallel beta-helix repeat-containing protein encodes MSARLLPKKSVAMGAVLFALLFIMPSVLLAGDTSVSSASYDDDNDCSKGFSIGNPQDAWRGLETIYFRENIYNVFYKPYNHEDPNQTIALRIYRRPVTSEAEGCPDHISVPEGTQTYATTDRRHSAVRFAVFKDRLYLFYAKTYDGNTGYILWGKFSSDGAVWPDDGKNLWENRPNDDDHPITIQGLVAKVMNDVLYLFIQAKNTHDLYLITSSDGVNFSSPQKIATLTGNDCLLNGDVIMRGTDLQPMMAFVTKDDALGGSKATGVAKLYVFDPADRSVTYVATFPDKWKDLAVVQGNVYNSTPYSLHALQIWGFRWDHDDLYHMQFTFNADGKTGSFNASGYVDTGHDCSDHVDNEFRSYIAACSAPEQVADGGQVSLQSYDWVWWWGGTSSANAYGHSYKYKADYMKNIGPDGDQTTGEGPDPKVNYVNDGWVLLGILTGLPPYYPNAIEQEWLGDYYKVSYGNEFEVEVSTSVTSEKSVSMGYEKELFKGKASMGFSYSYAVEDTTSNTKTTTAKQTLEFDPSFITPGIEKGAQAWGIFLAPYITSDRYQLYAPDRSTNFGLTLYYTYIGDNSTIVSQIFDMTNPDNPVNDPFFHGFPVLPNSLDYEVWQDNGPAIVSTGTADYTTLLSKQILCNNCSSDFEFSQTMSVENEQKDTNTVGFSGGMFGFETEMEGSLSISSSNKTSLGQNITVHYGVPGFEEQEPPPDDYDRYLTYMNMNMYLLNAKTQNAFWIPEGAKTQSRQHYPWCLTWDVLTYKNMGMYTVEVGDSQPHQTVAAALQAAPGMNTEIQVNNSITETEGIVLGAGKSVMIKGAPGTLDGKGNPTVTVTGLGITVQEGASLHLENLIVQAGSIAPVITSSGDLSIKNCRILGDESGDGIVQNNGTLSMEKSRLSGVGDDGLRIDAGQATLVNCALTGNGGRGLHNEAGTLILEHCVLLQNGEADFSSGATALTAATNIVFGYIAPDSRISRLLNCLVEMLPESVVIGDQRDCLLNTSSGYVIEDGELTGILADSPCVNAGTIAANETFDMAGIFRQEQPDIGSMEHADLMEITSIRNFELTTRDADPETATDSVRLVLDLEAPSDFTLAEDALYAVSFGNYIISSEQFDSSVKKGQSLLFSMNANPSTLRMAFSPDRKQIKMDLELSGARLHQDLSQYLLNMRHKPADGNTSTVYMPIRTYAEGFQTGEVWMNFSYKTSDGVGKGSAPGLGSSTASGSGSHGGSHTCFVSVLF; translated from the coding sequence ATGTCAGCAAGGCTTCTTCCCAAAAAGTCGGTGGCAATGGGCGCCGTTTTATTCGCGCTTCTATTTATCATGCCTTCGGTCCTGTTGGCCGGAGATACCAGCGTCAGCTCCGCTTCCTATGATGACGACAACGACTGCAGCAAGGGGTTCAGCATCGGCAATCCCCAGGACGCCTGGCGCGGCCTGGAGACGATCTATTTTCGGGAAAACATCTACAACGTATTTTACAAGCCCTACAACCATGAAGATCCCAACCAGACCATCGCCCTGAGGATCTACCGCCGGCCGGTCACCAGCGAGGCCGAGGGCTGCCCGGACCACATCTCGGTGCCGGAAGGCACCCAGACATACGCCACTACGGACAGACGGCATTCGGCCGTGCGGTTTGCGGTCTTCAAGGACAGGCTTTATCTGTTTTATGCCAAGACCTACGACGGCAATACCGGCTATATCCTCTGGGGAAAATTCTCCAGTGACGGGGCCGTCTGGCCCGATGACGGCAAAAACCTGTGGGAAAACCGCCCCAATGATGACGACCATCCCATCACCATCCAGGGGCTGGTGGCCAAAGTCATGAACGACGTACTGTATCTTTTCATCCAGGCCAAAAACACCCACGATTTATACCTGATCACCTCTTCCGACGGCGTCAATTTCAGCTCTCCCCAGAAGATCGCCACCCTGACCGGGAACGACTGTCTCCTCAACGGCGACGTGATCATGAGGGGCACCGACCTTCAGCCGATGATGGCCTTTGTCACCAAGGACGACGCCCTGGGAGGCAGCAAGGCCACCGGTGTGGCCAAGCTGTATGTGTTTGATCCGGCCGACCGGAGCGTCACCTATGTGGCGACTTTTCCCGACAAATGGAAAGACCTGGCCGTGGTCCAGGGGAACGTTTACAACAGCACCCCGTACAGCCTGCACGCCCTCCAGATATGGGGGTTCCGGTGGGACCACGACGATCTCTATCACATGCAGTTCACTTTCAACGCGGACGGAAAAACGGGATCGTTCAACGCCAGCGGCTATGTGGATACGGGCCACGACTGCTCCGATCATGTGGACAACGAGTTTCGAAGCTACATCGCGGCGTGCAGCGCCCCCGAGCAGGTCGCCGACGGCGGCCAGGTCTCCCTTCAGTCCTACGACTGGGTCTGGTGGTGGGGGGGGACGTCCTCGGCCAACGCTTACGGCCATTCCTACAAGTACAAGGCCGACTACATGAAGAATATCGGCCCCGACGGGGACCAGACCACGGGAGAAGGACCGGACCCCAAGGTCAATTATGTCAACGACGGCTGGGTTCTGCTGGGGATCCTCACGGGTCTTCCGCCCTATTACCCCAACGCCATCGAACAGGAGTGGCTGGGCGATTACTATAAGGTGTCCTACGGGAACGAATTCGAGGTAGAGGTCAGCACCTCGGTGACCAGCGAGAAATCGGTCAGCATGGGTTACGAAAAGGAACTGTTCAAGGGCAAAGCATCCATGGGCTTCAGCTATTCCTACGCGGTGGAGGACACCACCAGCAATACCAAGACAACCACGGCCAAACAGACCCTGGAGTTCGATCCCTCGTTCATCACGCCGGGAATAGAAAAAGGGGCCCAGGCCTGGGGTATTTTCCTGGCCCCGTACATCACCAGCGACCGTTATCAGCTTTACGCCCCCGACAGATCGACCAATTTCGGCCTGACCCTTTACTATACCTACATCGGGGACAACTCCACCATCGTGTCCCAGATCTTTGACATGACCAACCCGGACAACCCCGTCAACGATCCCTTCTTCCACGGGTTCCCGGTCCTGCCCAACAGCCTGGATTACGAGGTATGGCAGGACAACGGCCCGGCCATCGTCAGCACCGGGACCGCGGATTACACCACCCTGCTGTCCAAGCAGATCCTTTGCAACAACTGTTCCTCGGACTTTGAATTCAGCCAGACCATGAGCGTGGAGAACGAACAGAAGGACACCAACACAGTCGGCTTCAGCGGCGGCATGTTCGGCTTTGAAACCGAAATGGAAGGGTCGCTGAGCATCTCTTCATCGAACAAGACCAGCCTGGGCCAGAACATCACCGTCCATTACGGTGTGCCCGGTTTCGAGGAGCAGGAACCGCCTCCGGACGACTATGACCGTTATCTGACATACATGAACATGAACATGTACCTGCTCAACGCCAAAACCCAGAACGCCTTCTGGATACCGGAGGGTGCCAAAACCCAGTCCCGCCAGCATTATCCCTGGTGTCTCACCTGGGATGTGCTGACCTATAAGAACATGGGCATGTACACGGTCGAGGTCGGTGATTCACAGCCGCACCAGACGGTGGCGGCGGCGCTTCAGGCCGCCCCGGGCATGAATACGGAAATCCAGGTCAACAATTCCATCACCGAAACCGAAGGAATCGTCCTGGGCGCGGGGAAGTCGGTTATGATCAAGGGCGCGCCCGGCACGCTCGACGGCAAAGGAAACCCGACCGTCACCGTCACCGGCCTGGGGATAACCGTCCAGGAAGGGGCCTCGCTTCACCTTGAAAACCTCATTGTTCAGGCGGGGAGCATCGCCCCCGTTATTACCAGCAGCGGCGATCTTTCCATCAAAAACTGCCGGATCCTGGGGGATGAAAGCGGGGACGGAATTGTGCAGAACAACGGAACGCTTTCCATGGAAAAATCGCGCCTGTCGGGCGTCGGCGACGACGGACTCAGGATTGACGCGGGCCAGGCGACTCTGGTCAACTGCGCCCTGACGGGTAATGGGGGAAGAGGCCTTCATAACGAGGCCGGCACGCTCATCCTTGAACATTGCGTCCTGCTGCAGAACGGTGAAGCCGACTTCTCCTCCGGTGCAACGGCGCTGACGGCGGCGACCAACATCGTCTTCGGCTACATCGCCCCGGACTCCCGGATATCCCGGCTGCTGAACTGCCTGGTGGAGATGCTTCCGGAATCGGTCGTCATCGGCGACCAGAGAGATTGCCTGCTGAACACGAGTTCCGGGTATGTGATCGAAGACGGTGAACTGACCGGCATCCTGGCGGACAGCCCCTGCGTGAACGCGGGAACGATTGCGGCCAATGAAACCTTTGATATGGCCGGAATTTTCCGCCAGGAGCAGCCGGATATCGGCTCCATGGAGCACGCCGACCTGATGGAGATAACATCCATTCGGAATTTTGAACTGACGACCAGGGATGCGGACCCGGAGACCGCCACGGACTCCGTCCGGCTGGTTCTCGATCTGGAGGCGCCGTCGGACTTCACCCTGGCCGAGGACGCGCTTTATGCTGTATCCTTCGGAAATTACATCATCAGTTCCGAGCAGTTCGATTCGTCCGTTAAAAAAGGGCAGTCCCTTCTTTTCTCCATGAATGCCAACCCGTCCACGCTCCGGATGGCGTTTTCCCCCGACCGGAAACAGATAAAGATGGACCTGGAGCTGTCCGGCGCCCGGCTCCATCAGGACCTCTCCCAGTATCTCCTCAACATGAGACACAAGCCGGCCGACGGCAATACATCGACCGTCTATATGCCTATCCGGACTTATGCCGAAGGTTTCCAGACCGGAGAAGTGTGGATGAACTTCTCATACAAGACCAGCGACGGCGTCGGTAAAGGATCGGCGCCGGGATTGGGCTCATCGACCGCCTCCGGATCCGGCTCCCATGGCGGTAGCCATACCTGTTTTGTTTCCGTGTTGTTTTAA
- a CDS encoding TIGR04219 family outer membrane beta-barrel protein — protein sequence MKRTGLLILAGLLLVSTPALATMLEVGVGAWDQNVKGDLYYNLYSKPDRADMEDDLDLEDDTRGIGYLKLDLPLLPSLYLGMTPMAFDGTGMMDDPYVFGDKTFLADQPLYTDIVLNHFDVGLYYSLTIPDFGLIKKVKMDLGVNFRNADLDVKVAGTIATDEGEVRARESENYTLVLPMLYGAIQITPVEKISLEFEARGVTLSSDSLVSLMGRAKYRVHGPLFVTAGYRYDYIRLDEDDLNVDCTVSGVFCETGVEF from the coding sequence ATGAAAAGAACCGGTTTACTGATTCTGGCGGGTCTTTTGCTGGTATCGACACCGGCCCTGGCGACGATGCTGGAAGTAGGCGTCGGGGCCTGGGACCAGAATGTCAAGGGGGATCTTTACTACAATCTATATTCGAAGCCCGACCGGGCGGACATGGAGGATGATCTGGATCTTGAAGACGATACCCGTGGGATCGGTTACTTGAAATTAGATCTGCCGTTGTTGCCGAGCCTGTATCTGGGCATGACACCTATGGCGTTCGATGGCACCGGGATGATGGATGATCCTTATGTCTTTGGCGACAAGACCTTTCTGGCCGATCAACCCCTGTATACCGATATCGTTTTGAACCATTTTGATGTCGGCCTCTATTACAGTCTCACCATTCCGGACTTCGGCCTGATCAAGAAAGTCAAGATGGATCTGGGGGTGAATTTCCGGAATGCCGATCTTGACGTGAAGGTTGCCGGCACAATCGCCACCGACGAAGGGGAGGTGCGGGCAAGGGAGTCGGAAAACTACACCCTGGTGCTTCCCATGCTGTACGGCGCGATTCAGATCACGCCCGTGGAGAAAATTTCCCTGGAATTCGAGGCCCGGGGCGTTACGCTGTCGAGCGATTCTCTGGTCAGTCTGATGGGCAGGGCCAAATACCGCGTTCATGGACCGCTTTTTGTTACCGCCGGATACCGCTATGACTATATCCGGCTGGATGAAGACGACCTGAACGTGGACTGCACCGTCAGCGGTGTTTTCTGCGAAACCGGTGTGGAGTTTTAG
- a CDS encoding RNA 2'-phosphotransferase: protein MTDQKQNRKLSKVIGYMLGTAPEEFGLVPDNEGYVKIKELLKALHEEEGWGHVRPATLKELVMTLPDVAFEMDDNRIRSRERNAPAPAAESPPLPRCLYTCVRERAYPHVIRKGISPTAHDRVILCGDRELAERIGGRKGPDPITLTVHTEMAEEQGVVFHPSGEGMVLADYIPAGCFSGPVLREKEKKPAKPRPAEPDAKPAEGTRNRAGTFLISPPADTGRENIRSGKARKETDWKRERKRRSRGGHQHWPDD from the coding sequence ATGACGGATCAGAAACAGAACCGGAAACTTTCAAAAGTCATCGGCTACATGCTCGGCACCGCTCCGGAGGAGTTCGGACTGGTGCCGGATAATGAAGGATATGTAAAAATCAAGGAACTGCTGAAGGCATTGCACGAGGAAGAAGGCTGGGGACATGTCCGGCCGGCGACCCTGAAAGAACTGGTCATGACCCTGCCCGATGTGGCCTTTGAAATGGACGACAACCGCATCCGTTCCCGGGAGAGGAACGCGCCGGCACCCGCCGCCGAATCCCCGCCACTGCCGCGATGCCTTTATACCTGCGTCAGGGAAAGAGCCTATCCCCATGTTATCAGGAAGGGGATTTCGCCGACCGCCCATGACCGGGTGATATTGTGCGGTGACCGGGAACTGGCGGAACGAATCGGCGGCCGGAAAGGGCCCGATCCAATCACGCTGACCGTCCACACGGAAATGGCGGAAGAACAGGGAGTCGTGTTTCACCCCTCCGGGGAAGGCATGGTTCTGGCGGATTATATCCCGGCCGGATGTTTCAGCGGCCCGGTCCTTCGGGAAAAGGAAAAGAAACCGGCTAAACCCCGGCCGGCCGAACCGGATGCCAAACCGGCGGAAGGCACCCGCAACCGGGCCGGCACTTTCCTGATCAGCCCCCCGGCCGACACCGGCCGTGAAAACATCCGCAGCGGAAAGGCAAGAAAGGAAACGGACTGGAAGCGGGAACGCAAGAGACGGAGCCGGGGCGGCCATCAACACTGGCCGGATGACTGA
- the hemL gene encoding glutamate-1-semialdehyde 2,1-aminomutase — protein MKSTQSELLFEKALQRIPGGVNSPVRSCKSVGGRPLFIDRARGAEIIDADGNVYIDYIGSWGPMIVGHNHPEVIAAVVKTLERGMSFGAPTDLEVELAQMIIDAVPSIEMVRMVNSGTEAAMSAVRLARAVTGRDVIVKFDGCYHGHADTLLVSAGSGVATQGIPGSPGIPQDVTRNTLSLPYNDSEAVRRLFAEQGRSIAAVIVEPVAGNMGLVLPAPGFLETLRRETTVSGSLLIFDEVMSGFRVALGGAQEKYGIMPDITCLGKIIGGGMPVGAYGGSREIMRHIAPEGNVYQAGTLSGNPVAMTAGIATLNLLRQTGVYEGLGKTAAALAEGLKTVAREAGIPVQADYCGAMLGLFFADRPVTDFESAKKSDLDRFAAYYRGMRDGGVFLAPSQFEAFFISTAHTAAQVEKTLTAARQVMTGLRLS, from the coding sequence ATGAAATCAACGCAATCGGAATTACTTTTTGAAAAAGCGTTACAACGGATACCGGGCGGCGTGAACAGCCCCGTCCGTTCCTGCAAATCGGTCGGCGGACGGCCGTTGTTCATCGACCGGGCCAGGGGGGCCGAAATTATCGACGCCGACGGGAATGTCTACATCGATTATATCGGCTCCTGGGGTCCGATGATCGTCGGCCATAACCACCCGGAGGTGATCGCGGCGGTGGTCAAAACCCTGGAGCGGGGTATGAGCTTCGGCGCGCCCACCGATCTGGAGGTGGAACTGGCGCAAATGATCATCGACGCCGTTCCGTCCATCGAGATGGTGCGCATGGTCAACTCCGGCACCGAGGCGGCCATGAGCGCGGTCCGGCTGGCCCGGGCCGTGACCGGCCGCGACGTGATCGTCAAGTTCGACGGCTGCTATCACGGTCATGCCGATACCCTGCTGGTCAGCGCCGGATCCGGCGTGGCCACCCAGGGCATTCCGGGGAGCCCGGGGATCCCTCAGGATGTCACCCGCAACACGCTGTCGCTTCCCTACAACGATTCCGAAGCCGTGCGCCGGCTTTTTGCCGAACAAGGCCGCAGCATTGCCGCCGTGATCGTGGAGCCCGTGGCCGGCAATATGGGGCTGGTGCTGCCCGCCCCCGGTTTTCTGGAAACCCTGCGCCGGGAGACAACGGTCAGCGGCAGTTTATTGATTTTCGATGAAGTCATGTCCGGGTTCCGGGTGGCTCTGGGCGGGGCCCAGGAAAAATACGGGATCATGCCGGACATCACCTGCCTGGGCAAGATCATCGGCGGCGGCATGCCGGTGGGCGCCTACGGCGGGAGCCGGGAGATCATGCGCCACATCGCGCCGGAAGGAAACGTCTACCAGGCCGGAACCCTGTCGGGTAACCCCGTGGCCATGACGGCCGGAATCGCTACCCTGAACCTGCTGCGGCAAACCGGTGTGTATGAAGGGCTGGGGAAAACGGCGGCGGCCCTGGCCGAAGGTTTGAAAACAGTGGCCCGGGAGGCGGGTATTCCGGTCCAGGCCGATTACTGCGGCGCCATGCTGGGGCTGTTTTTTGCCGATCGGCCGGTGACGGATTTTGAAAGCGCTAAAAAAAGCGACCTGGACCGGTTCGCCGCATACTACCGGGGCATGCGGGATGGCGGGGTCTTCCTCGCGCCCTCCCAGTTCGAGGCATTCTTTATTTCCACGGCCCATACCGCGGCCCAGGTGGAGAAAACCCTCACGGCCGCCCGGCAGGTCATGACCGGGTTGCGGCTATCCTGA
- a CDS encoding redoxin domain-containing protein produces the protein MNENTLEVGDQAPDFTLKNQRGQDVTLSALKGKKVLLSFHPLAWTPVCEIQMRSLEAKFNDFAKLNTLALGISVDSGASKKKWAESLGMEKTDILADFWPHGDIARKYKLFIGKAGIAARANILVDEAGNIEWMRIYDIPEIPDIEEILRLLRKPKQGN, from the coding sequence ATGAATGAAAACACGTTGGAAGTCGGAGACCAGGCGCCGGACTTTACCCTGAAGAATCAGCGCGGGCAGGACGTCACCCTGTCGGCCCTCAAGGGCAAAAAGGTCCTGCTGTCGTTTCACCCCCTGGCCTGGACCCCGGTCTGTGAAATCCAGATGCGGAGCCTGGAGGCCAAGTTCAACGATTTTGCGAAACTCAATACCTTGGCCCTGGGCATCAGCGTGGACAGCGGTGCGTCAAAGAAGAAATGGGCCGAATCCCTCGGGATGGAGAAAACCGACATCCTGGCCGATTTCTGGCCCCACGGCGACATTGCCCGGAAGTACAAACTTTTCATCGGTAAGGCGGGCATCGCCGCCCGTGCCAATATCCTGGTCGATGAGGCGGGCAACATCGAATGGATGCGGATCTACGATATCCCCGAGATCCCGGACATCGAGGAGATCCTGCGGCTTCTCCGCAAACCCAAGCAGGGGAACTAA